A single genomic interval of uncultured Desulfobacter sp. harbors:
- a CDS encoding YhbY family RNA-binding protein — MTQLTGAQRKYLRGLAHNLNPSAFVGAKGVTTALTQEMDNALNASELIKIKFIDHKEKDVKAALLDEISSRLKCHVAGTIGHVAVLYRCHPDLEKRKITLP; from the coding sequence GTGACACAACTGACCGGCGCCCAGCGCAAATACCTAAGGGGCCTTGCCCATAACCTAAATCCTTCAGCCTTTGTGGGGGCAAAGGGTGTGACAACAGCCCTGACCCAGGAGATGGACAACGCCCTGAACGCATCCGAACTGATTAAGATAAAATTTATTGATCACAAGGAAAAGGATGTAAAAGCCGCTCTGCTTGATGAGATTTCATCGCGGCTGAAATGTCATGTTGCCGGAACCATAGGCCATGTGGCTGTTCTTTACCGCTGTCATCCGGACCTGGAAAAGCGAAAAATCACTTTACCTTAA
- a CDS encoding MBL fold metallo-hydrolase, with translation MHETSFIVIRGNSMRLDGGTMFGNAPKALWQKWIQADERGMIDIASNCLLVRTGDHNLLFETGCGAYFSPDMKARFAVKEDTHVLLQSLAEQGLSDSDISHVVLSHLHFDHAGGLLSAWEPDREPELLFPNALFVVGEEHFKRSKSPHHRDRASFIPGLAETLQATGRLVLKRGGDRLVVGGLTIEFFQSQGHTPGMLISWIQAQGGTVVYTGDLIPGLPWVNLPITMGYDRFPEGLVDEKKQMLDRAVAEDALLVFPHDAAHVAARVERDPVKKRVMPVKVFETLNMTI, from the coding sequence ATGCACGAAACCTCATTTATTGTTATTCGGGGCAACAGTATGCGGCTGGACGGCGGCACTATGTTCGGCAACGCCCCTAAAGCCCTGTGGCAGAAATGGATCCAGGCAGATGAAAGAGGCATGATTGATATTGCTTCAAACTGTCTGCTGGTAAGAACCGGGGACCACAATTTATTATTTGAGACCGGGTGCGGCGCATATTTCTCCCCTGACATGAAAGCGCGCTTTGCCGTTAAAGAAGACACGCATGTGTTGCTGCAATCCCTTGCAGAACAGGGGTTAAGTGATTCAGACATCAGTCATGTTGTTCTGTCTCATCTTCATTTTGACCATGCCGGCGGGCTTTTAAGCGCCTGGGAACCGGACCGGGAGCCGGAACTGCTGTTCCCCAATGCCCTTTTCGTGGTGGGAGAGGAGCATTTCAAGCGATCCAAATCCCCCCATCACCGTGACCGGGCCTCATTTATTCCGGGGCTTGCTGAAACGCTGCAGGCCACCGGGCGGCTCGTACTCAAACGGGGCGGGGACCGTCTGGTTGTGGGGGGGCTGACCATTGAATTTTTCCAGAGCCAGGGACATACCCCGGGGATGCTGATTTCCTGGATTCAGGCCCAAGGCGGTACCGTTGTTTATACCGGTGATCTTATCCCGGGATTGCCTTGGGTAAATTTGCCCATCACCATGGGATATGACCGCTTTCCCGAAGGGCTGGTGGACGAGAAAAAACAGATGCTGGACCGGGCCGTTGCCGAAGATGCCCTGCTGGTCTTTCCCCATGACGCTGCCCATGTGGCTGCCCGCGTTGAACGCGATCCTGTGAAAAAGAGGGTGATGCCGGTAAAGGTCTTTGAAACGTTAAATATGACAATTTAA
- the ychF gene encoding redox-regulated ATPase YchF has protein sequence MKVGIIGLPQTGKKTLFQILTGNEITDPAKAFNPVPGTADILDSRFDRLVAMYAPKKEVKARLDLVLLPKMEAETISKGDIFKDISDMDAICHVVRAFEDEAVYHAEGSVDALRDFDMVNSELVMHDQIFVEKRIERLSAMVKKIKDEDQKKELVLMEKMLAHLEQELPLRLLELSEDEDKMIRSYPFITLKKLVVAVNVAEDDLGNTDILDAFKDSCDALAIEAMLVSAKVEAEIAMLDSAEEKQEFLEDLGITSTALETLTALCLKSLNLISFFTVGEDEVRQWLVRKEAKAPTAAGVIHSDLERGFIRAEVFKYDDLMELGSEAELKKNGKFYVEGKDYVVQDGDILNIRFSV, from the coding sequence ATGAAGGTAGGCATTATCGGACTTCCCCAGACAGGGAAGAAAACATTGTTTCAGATTCTGACCGGAAACGAGATTACGGATCCGGCCAAGGCATTTAATCCGGTGCCGGGCACCGCCGACATTCTTGATTCCAGGTTTGACCGGTTAGTGGCGATGTATGCCCCCAAAAAAGAGGTTAAGGCGCGTCTTGACCTGGTGCTTTTGCCTAAAATGGAGGCTGAGACCATTTCCAAAGGAGATATATTTAAAGATATATCCGACATGGATGCGATTTGCCATGTGGTAAGAGCGTTTGAGGATGAGGCAGTTTACCATGCCGAAGGCAGTGTGGATGCCCTGCGCGATTTTGATATGGTCAATTCCGAGCTTGTGATGCATGACCAGATTTTTGTGGAAAAGCGCATTGAGCGCCTCTCTGCCATGGTCAAAAAGATCAAGGATGAAGACCAGAAAAAAGAGCTGGTCCTTATGGAAAAGATGCTGGCTCACCTGGAACAGGAACTGCCGCTTCGCCTGCTTGAGTTATCCGAGGACGAGGACAAAATGATCCGGTCCTACCCCTTTATCACGTTGAAAAAACTGGTGGTCGCGGTCAATGTGGCCGAAGATGATCTTGGCAATACAGATATTCTGGATGCGTTTAAAGACAGTTGCGATGCCCTTGCCATAGAGGCGATGCTGGTATCGGCCAAGGTGGAGGCGGAAATCGCCATGCTGGACAGTGCTGAGGAAAAACAGGAATTCCTTGAGGATTTAGGGATTACGTCCACAGCTCTGGAGACTTTGACAGCCCTTTGTCTGAAATCTTTGAACCTGATTTCGTTTTTTACTGTGGGAGAAGATGAGGTCCGGCAGTGGCTGGTGAGAAAGGAAGCCAAGGCACCCACGGCTGCAGGTGTTATCCATTCCGACCTTGAGCGCGGGTTTATCCGGGCCGAGGTGTTCAAGTATGATGATCTTATGGAACTTGGTTCAGAAGCAGAGCTGAAAAAGAACGGCAAGTTTTATGTGGAGGGCAAGGATTATGTGGTCCAGGACGGGGATATTTTAAATATTCGCTTTTCGGTATAG
- a CDS encoding MogA/MoaB family molybdenum cofactor biosynthesis protein has product MNAHAHRTSLPKHLKIAILSMSSTRTFENDKSGLWIKKQAKKEGHEVVIHQVIPDDANAITDALEHIIERIGPHAVIMTGGTGISPKDVTIEAVRPLFDKELTAFGPVFAQLSFEQIDSAAILSRATAGFIKSTAVFCIPGSLNACKLACSNLIFPELGHLIKHAKE; this is encoded by the coding sequence ATGAACGCCCACGCCCATCGGACATCTTTGCCCAAGCATCTCAAAATTGCCATATTGTCCATGTCCTCCACCAGAACTTTTGAAAATGACAAAAGCGGTTTATGGATAAAAAAACAGGCAAAAAAAGAGGGGCATGAAGTGGTAATTCACCAGGTCATCCCAGATGATGCAAATGCCATTACAGATGCGCTTGAGCACATTATCGAGCGCATAGGTCCCCATGCCGTCATCATGACCGGCGGAACCGGCATCAGCCCCAAAGATGTCACCATAGAGGCGGTCCGGCCTCTGTTTGACAAAGAATTAACCGCCTTTGGGCCGGTATTTGCCCAACTCAGTTTTGAACAGATTGACTCTGCCGCCATTTTATCCCGGGCCACGGCAGGTTTTATAAAAAGCACAGCCGTATTCTGCATACCCGGCAGTCTTAACGCCTGCAAACTGGCCTGCAGCAATCTGATTTTCCCGGAACTTGGACATTTGATTAAACATGCAAAGGAATGA
- the pyrR gene encoding bifunctional pyr operon transcriptional regulator/uracil phosphoribosyltransferase PyrR — MTKKKSILNDQDYKRIITRIAYEIIEKHKGVKNLALVGIQTRGDFLAKRLAEQIANIEGTTLPVGSMDINMYRDDWTKISHQPTVRPSNIPFSVDDKEIILVDDVLFTGRTIRAAMEALMDFGRPARIELAILVDRGHRELPIQADYQGIFADTEPDDMIHVHVLEQDKEDCVYRELQ, encoded by the coding sequence ATGACAAAAAAAAAGAGCATTCTCAATGATCAGGATTACAAACGGATCATCACCCGCATTGCCTACGAAATCATTGAAAAACATAAAGGGGTAAAAAACCTGGCCTTAGTGGGTATCCAGACCCGGGGGGATTTTCTTGCAAAACGCCTGGCAGAGCAGATAGCAAATATTGAAGGCACAACACTGCCTGTGGGATCCATGGACATCAACATGTACCGTGACGACTGGACAAAAATCAGCCACCAACCCACGGTAAGGCCCTCGAACATCCCCTTTTCCGTGGATGATAAAGAGATTATTTTAGTGGACGACGTACTTTTCACCGGGAGGACCATCCGGGCTGCCATGGAGGCTTTGATGGATTTTGGCAGGCCCGCCCGCATTGAGCTCGCCATTCTGGTGGACAGGGGTCACAGGGAACTGCCCATCCAGGCAGATTACCAGGGTATTTTTGCGGACACGGAACCAGACGACATGATCCATGTCCATGTCCTTGAACAGGACAAAGAAGATTGTGTTTACAGGGAACTGCAATAA
- a CDS encoding molybdenum cofactor guanylyltransferase, translated as MEKIDCTGVILAGGCNRRFPGINKAFQRVGANTMLTRIHSLFSRMFKEVILVVNEPALFLDIDALVVTDIDPSQCALAGLHAGLFHACFDWSYVTACDVPFVSEKVIRYLFAQRSPGKQIIIPRTWEGLEPLFALYHKSCLPRIETNLEKKVFMIKKFYKPERVKQIPPQTLESLDPDLRFKFNVNTPADLETARGMSQVADPGHGRGPREDV; from the coding sequence TTGGAAAAAATAGACTGCACGGGCGTGATCCTGGCCGGTGGCTGCAACCGTAGGTTTCCCGGCATAAACAAAGCATTTCAAAGGGTTGGGGCAAATACCATGCTGACCCGGATTCATTCTCTGTTTTCCAGGATGTTTAAAGAAGTGATTCTGGTCGTTAATGAACCGGCACTTTTTTTAGATATCGATGCCCTGGTTGTAACGGATATTGATCCGTCCCAATGCGCTTTGGCAGGGCTTCATGCCGGCCTGTTCCATGCCTGCTTTGACTGGAGCTATGTAACGGCCTGTGACGTTCCTTTTGTCAGCGAGAAGGTCATCCGCTACCTTTTTGCGCAAAGAAGTCCCGGTAAGCAGATTATCATACCCAGAACCTGGGAGGGGCTTGAACCGTTGTTTGCCCTGTATCATAAATCCTGTTTGCCGAGAATTGAGACCAATCTTGAAAAAAAGGTTTTTATGATTAAAAAATTTTATAAACCTGAAAGGGTCAAACAGATTCCGCCCCAAACGCTTGAATCTTTAGATCCGGATTTGCGTTTTAAGTTTAATGTAAACACGCCTGCCGACCTTGAAACAGCCCGGGGGATGTCCCAAGTAGCAGACCCGGGGCATGGACGCGGGCCAAGAGAAGATGTATAA
- a CDS encoding molybdenum cofactor biosynthesis protein MoaE: MDLPAMINQMKNHPDFSKAGMVLYHNGVVRESSRDGRAVSGLVVTVDQEKLDRIIDQTRAMPGIVDVLVHINSDTPLMVGDDVMFLAVAGDIREHVIDALTQALNRIKTEATAKTQVFV; the protein is encoded by the coding sequence ATGGACTTACCTGCAATGATAAACCAGATGAAAAATCACCCGGATTTTTCCAAGGCCGGGATGGTGCTTTACCATAACGGGGTGGTCCGGGAAAGTTCCCGGGACGGCCGGGCTGTATCGGGCTTGGTTGTGACCGTAGACCAGGAAAAATTAGACCGGATTATAGACCAGACCCGTGCCATGCCCGGTATTGTGGACGTGTTGGTGCATATCAATTCGGACACACCGCTGATGGTGGGCGATGATGTGATGTTTCTGGCCGTGGCAGGCGATATCCGGGAGCATGTAATTGACGCCTTAACCCAGGCCTTGAACCGGATAAAAACTGAAGCCACAGCCAAAACCCAGGTGTTTGTATGA
- the moaC gene encoding cyclic pyranopterin monophosphate synthase MoaC, with product MNEFTHVDGQGRVRMVDVGQKSPTKRVAVAKGTVFMSTDTLTAIVDEKVKKGNVLETARIAGIMAAKQTWSLIPMCHPLNITHARVDFFDDKKNSCIHIEAQVSLTEKTGVEMEAMTAVSVAALTIYDMCKAYDKGMEISNIHLAFKSGGKSGTYTAPETSL from the coding sequence GTGAACGAATTTACCCATGTTGACGGCCAGGGCCGTGTGAGGATGGTGGATGTGGGGCAAAAGTCCCCCACAAAACGTGTTGCCGTGGCAAAGGGGACGGTTTTCATGTCCACGGACACCCTGACAGCTATTGTCGACGAAAAGGTAAAAAAAGGGAATGTGCTGGAAACAGCACGCATTGCAGGGATCATGGCGGCAAAACAGACCTGGTCCCTGATTCCCATGTGCCACCCGCTGAACATCACCCATGCCCGGGTGGATTTCTTTGACGATAAGAAAAACAGCTGTATTCATATTGAGGCACAAGTCTCGCTGACCGAAAAGACAGGGGTGGAGATGGAAGCCATGACCGCTGTCAGTGTTGCGGCCCTGACCATTTATGATATGTGCAAGGCCTATGACAAGGGCATGGAAATTTCCAATATTCATCTGGCCTTTAAATCCGGTGGAAAAAGCGGTACGTACACGGCCCCTGAAACATCCCTATGA
- a CDS encoding DNA recombination protein RmuC has translation MIDFLHMTMSTENLACLGAGFVLGLFMALVLVKLSMHFFSDRFKALSDKALYENSRQFMDMAQSHFGGYVREAHQDFKVKEEAFTRAVDPVHRMLDRYEQRLGSMEKDRSQAFGAISQYLSDMAKTQHQLAKETDNLVKALRVPHVRGRWGEVTLKRAVELAGMVDHCDFIEQGVNGTGKGALRPDMVVKLPGNRQVVVDAKVPLMAYLDALETTNEKAQKERLDGHARQVMAHIVQLGSKNYAAAFSPSPEFVVLFIPGENFFSAALAARPDLIEKGVAHGVILATPTTLIALLKTVSYVWLQQAGYENVRAIRELGLELFERLSTMAGHMNRLGKDIERTAATFNRTLGAMEKRVLVSARKFENLGVSSTGLPNCEPVAEPALALKRMKERCSESEINESP, from the coding sequence ATGATCGATTTTCTTCATATGACCATGAGTACGGAGAATCTGGCCTGTTTGGGGGCTGGGTTTGTGCTCGGCCTGTTCATGGCCCTGGTTCTTGTTAAATTGAGCATGCATTTTTTTTCAGACCGGTTCAAGGCGTTGTCCGACAAGGCGCTTTATGAAAATTCACGGCAGTTCATGGACATGGCCCAGTCCCATTTCGGTGGTTATGTCCGGGAAGCCCATCAGGATTTCAAAGTTAAAGAGGAGGCCTTCACCCGGGCCGTTGATCCGGTACATCGCATGCTGGACCGGTATGAACAGCGGCTTGGGTCCATGGAAAAGGACAGAAGCCAGGCGTTTGGCGCCATCAGCCAGTATTTGTCGGATATGGCAAAAACCCAGCACCAGCTTGCCAAAGAAACGGATAACCTGGTTAAAGCCCTGCGGGTGCCCCATGTCCGGGGCCGATGGGGGGAAGTGACCCTGAAACGGGCCGTGGAACTGGCTGGTATGGTTGATCATTGTGATTTTATTGAGCAGGGCGTGAATGGAACCGGCAAAGGGGCGCTGCGCCCGGACATGGTGGTGAAACTGCCCGGCAACCGCCAGGTGGTGGTGGATGCCAAGGTGCCGCTCATGGCGTATCTGGACGCCCTGGAAACAACAAATGAGAAGGCGCAGAAAGAAAGACTTGATGGGCATGCTCGCCAGGTCATGGCCCATATTGTCCAGTTGGGATCAAAAAATTATGCAGCCGCCTTTAGCCCAAGCCCTGAGTTTGTGGTTTTGTTCATCCCAGGCGAAAATTTTTTTTCGGCCGCCCTTGCCGCCCGGCCCGATCTTATTGAAAAAGGGGTGGCCCACGGTGTGATTCTGGCCACACCCACTACACTGATTGCCCTGCTTAAAACCGTGTCCTATGTGTGGCTGCAACAGGCGGGTTATGAAAACGTGCGGGCCATACGGGAACTTGGTTTGGAACTTTTTGAGCGGCTTTCCACCATGGCCGGACACATGAACCGTCTGGGCAAAGATATTGAACGCACTGCCGCCACCTTTAACCGCACCCTGGGTGCCATGGAAAAACGGGTGCTGGTCTCGGCCCGGAAATTTGAAAATTTAGGCGTTTCCAGCACCGGACTGCCGAATTGTGAACCTGTGGCTGAACCAGCTCTGGCCCTTAAGCGGATGAAGGAAAGGTGTTCGGAAAGTGAGATCAATGAATCGCCTTAA
- a CDS encoding MltA domain-containing protein yields the protein MNRLKQRSIRFYLRRENKKHKALYHVLFYLLLILFLAGTLGCGDRKKVEHLWENPLVKVAASDLPEFKDTLFLQDLGAAIDQSLVYFKRVPATRTYEYGRDVYNASHMISSLETFKAFLETKPSAKDLNRFIRETYTVYKSIGGSNKDVLFTGYFEPTYPGSRTQGPEYPWPVYSMPDDLFQIDLSAFSDAYKGHKRLMARVDSESRRVKPYYTREQINKQLDFAQKARPVIWLANRIDRFFLEIQGSGRVSLANGEIARLHFAGMNGRKYSAVGKYLIDKNEVPKEKMSMQAIREWLSTHPDRMDEVLFTNDSFVFFKEGKGGPFGCINVAVTPVRSIATDTKLFPKGGLAFIQTALPAGIGQPKEAWPRASLFVLNQDTGGAIKGPGRVDLFCGAGDWADYTAGHMVARGQLYFLVLNQTN from the coding sequence ATGAATCGCCTTAAACAAAGATCTATCCGGTTTTATCTGCGTAGAGAAAACAAGAAACACAAGGCATTATATCATGTCTTATTTTATCTGTTGCTGATCCTGTTCCTTGCCGGGACCTTGGGGTGCGGGGATCGGAAAAAAGTGGAACACCTTTGGGAAAATCCGCTGGTAAAGGTGGCTGCGTCAGACCTGCCCGAATTTAAGGATACGCTGTTCCTGCAGGATCTTGGGGCCGCCATTGACCAAAGCCTTGTCTATTTTAAACGGGTGCCGGCAACCCGGACCTATGAGTATGGCCGGGACGTCTACAATGCCTCCCATATGATCTCTTCCCTTGAAACCTTTAAGGCGTTTCTTGAAACCAAGCCGTCGGCCAAAGACCTGAACCGGTTTATCCGGGAAACGTATACGGTGTACAAAAGTATAGGCGGTTCCAATAAGGATGTGCTTTTCACCGGCTATTTTGAACCCACCTATCCGGGCAGCCGCACCCAGGGTCCGGAATATCCCTGGCCGGTCTACTCCATGCCCGATGATCTGTTCCAGATTGATCTGTCGGCGTTTTCCGATGCATATAAAGGGCATAAACGGCTCATGGCGCGTGTTGATTCAGAGTCCCGCAGGGTTAAACCCTACTACACCCGGGAGCAGATCAACAAGCAGTTGGATTTTGCACAAAAAGCCCGGCCCGTAATTTGGCTGGCCAACCGTATTGACCGGTTTTTTCTGGAGATTCAGGGATCGGGCAGGGTCTCGCTTGCCAATGGGGAAATTGCGCGCCTGCACTTTGCCGGGATGAATGGCCGTAAATACAGTGCGGTGGGCAAATATCTCATTGATAAAAACGAAGTGCCAAAGGAGAAGATGTCCATGCAGGCCATACGCGAATGGCTCTCCACCCACCCGGACCGCATGGACGAGGTGCTTTTTACCAATGACAGCTTTGTGTTTTTCAAGGAAGGCAAGGGCGGCCCCTTTGGTTGCATCAATGTCGCCGTAACGCCTGTGCGCTCCATTGCCACAGACACTAAACTTTTTCCTAAAGGCGGATTGGCCTTTATCCAGACGGCACTGCCTGCCGGCATAGGCCAGCCAAAAGAGGCGTGGCCCAGGGCGTCTTTGTTTGTGCTTAACCAGGATACCGGCGGCGCCATCAAAGGGCCGGGCCGGGTGGATCTGTTCTGCGGTGCCGGTGACTGGGCGGATTACACTGCCGGTCACATGGTGGCCAGGGGGCAGCTCTATTTTTTAGTGCTTAACCAAACGAACTAA
- a CDS encoding cytoplasmic protein has translation MKKKDTHQFIQKYKGIATFGMDRASDEETIMFYLQKFSEDAFMKTLLPRLSDQELEDIYDWIHTYLKKHISEEEYHNLFLKDR, from the coding sequence ATGAAAAAAAAAGATACTCACCAATTTATTCAAAAATATAAAGGTATTGCGACCTTTGGCATGGACAGGGCAAGCGATGAGGAGACCATCATGTTCTATCTGCAGAAATTCAGTGAAGACGCCTTTATGAAAACCCTTTTGCCAAGGCTTTCCGATCAGGAGCTTGAAGATATTTATGATTGGATCCACACATACTTAAAAAAACACATATCCGAGGAAGAGTATCACAACCTGTTTTTAAAAGATCGTTAG
- a CDS encoding Hpt domain-containing protein, which yields MDFRNIKSFLNVDTDSAEELGRLLADTLASDLKKIRRGIRDNDLESISFTAHSIKGSSGNLGFEKLSQLAAVMETRSRAGRLEGLVDLLLEMQRLLEKLENSLSGR from the coding sequence ATGGATTTTCGTAATATTAAATCGTTTCTAAACGTTGATACAGATAGTGCCGAAGAATTAGGACGTCTTCTGGCCGATACCCTGGCATCTGATCTGAAAAAGATCCGCCGGGGTATCCGGGATAATGATTTGGAATCCATCAGCTTTACGGCACATTCCATAAAGGGATCATCCGGGAATTTGGGATTTGAAAAACTTTCTCAGCTGGCTGCGGTTATGGAGACCCGTTCCCGGGCCGGCCGGCTTGAGGGTTTGGTGGATCTGCTTTTGGAAATGCAGCGCCTTTTAGAAAAACTTGAAAATAGTCTGTCAGGCAGGTGA
- a CDS encoding fused response regulator/phosphatase: MAEAYSILVVDDNLLNLKLIEKVLTKEGYIAFLADNGPDARRIAAQEHPDLILLDIEMPDEDGFEVIKRLKNDAATVTIPVIFLTGMSEVDVKLKGFELGAVDYIVKPFHPQEVLARVRIHLKLSIGTNSLVQAQARKLRQVTQAQNAMLPRPEDFPDAGFSVFYRPLEEAGGDFYDILNISNQITGYFLADSSGHDIGTSYMTASVKALLAQNCTVVYSPIESMRMINDVLVEILPSEKYLTACYMHLNRDTRVITLVNAGHPPVIYMPKGKKPFFIKTQGDILGMFADATFGIKKIAVNQGDRFFIYSDGLVESPKKKISWVAGMKRLLSIFGGVGEMDLSDVPNILISRLFRSDPMPDDDIVLLCIEV; the protein is encoded by the coding sequence ATGGCTGAAGCATATTCCATACTTGTGGTTGACGATAACCTGCTGAATCTTAAACTCATTGAAAAAGTGCTGACCAAGGAAGGGTATATTGCCTTTTTGGCGGATAATGGGCCTGATGCCAGGCGTATCGCTGCCCAAGAACATCCGGACCTTATCCTGCTCGACATTGAAATGCCTGATGAAGACGGGTTTGAGGTTATTAAGAGACTTAAAAATGATGCGGCCACCGTTACCATCCCCGTGATTTTTTTAACGGGTATGTCCGAGGTGGATGTCAAGTTGAAGGGTTTTGAACTCGGGGCCGTGGACTATATCGTCAAGCCCTTTCATCCCCAGGAGGTTTTGGCCCGGGTACGTATCCACCTCAAACTTTCCATTGGTACCAACTCCCTGGTCCAGGCCCAGGCCAGGAAACTGCGCCAGGTAACCCAGGCCCAGAACGCCATGCTGCCCAGGCCTGAAGATTTTCCCGATGCCGGCTTCAGCGTTTTTTATCGTCCTCTGGAAGAGGCCGGCGGGGATTTTTATGATATTTTAAATATTTCAAATCAGATTACCGGATATTTTCTGGCGGATTCATCGGGGCATGACATTGGAACTTCGTACATGACTGCATCTGTCAAGGCGCTTCTGGCCCAGAACTGCACCGTGGTGTATTCGCCTATAGAAAGCATGAGAATGATCAATGACGTGCTTGTGGAAATTCTGCCCAGCGAAAAATATCTCACCGCATGCTACATGCACCTGAATCGCGACACCAGGGTCATCACCCTGGTGAATGCAGGTCATCCCCCTGTGATTTACATGCCTAAAGGGAAAAAACCTTTTTTTATAAAAACCCAGGGTGACATCCTGGGTATGTTTGCTGATGCGACCTTTGGTATAAAAAAAATTGCAGTGAATCAAGGTGACCGATTTTTTATTTACTCGGATGGCCTGGTGGAATCCCCAAAGAAAAAGATATCATGGGTGGCAGGGATGAAAAGGCTTTTGTCCATCTTTGGAGGGGTGGGTGAAATGGATCTTTCCGATGTCCCGAATATATTGATTTCCCGGCTTTTTAGGAGCGATCCCATGCCGGATGATGATATCGTTCTTTTATGCATTGAGGTGTGA
- a CDS encoding ATP-binding protein, producing MSEIMDFYEIEVEENRVFIRFSSAMEHIDTACASVLLFLRSKGPKFFPHLFAVNLGMREAMANAVRHGNKYDLGKLVSMELDISRDNWIRMKISDQGPGFEWMQVQDQVAPDEADHGRGISIMRTYFDRLSYNEKGNTLYLEKYIL from the coding sequence ATGTCTGAAATCATGGATTTTTATGAAATTGAAGTTGAGGAAAATCGTGTCTTCATACGGTTTTCTTCCGCCATGGAGCATATTGATACCGCCTGTGCCTCGGTGCTTCTTTTTCTTAGATCCAAAGGACCAAAGTTTTTCCCCCATTTGTTTGCCGTAAATTTAGGCATGCGTGAGGCCATGGCAAATGCCGTACGCCATGGGAATAAATACGATTTGGGCAAGCTTGTTTCCATGGAACTGGACATAAGCCGGGATAATTGGATTCGTATGAAGATTTCCGACCAGGGGCCGGGTTTTGAATGGATGCAAGTCCAGGATCAGGTGGCACCTGATGAGGCGGATCACGGCAGAGGCATAAGTATTATGCGAACTTATTTTGACCGCTTAAGCTATAATGAAAAAGGTAATACCCTCTATCTTGAAAAATATATATTGTAA
- the phoU gene encoding phosphate signaling complex protein PhoU, whose amino-acid sequence MTNQLTRAMHKIKKEILSLGAMVEDRFKKTIHAVKTNNLELADQIIETDYLVDAQEVEVEEECLRALALYHPVAGDLRLIAAVIKINNDLERIADYAANIAWRFKTSGQSSKFFQYDYTAMAEQAAKMLKLSLDALVNMDGNLAYKVREMDEDVNSMRNEAYSVMKDAIRKNPERVEEIINMYLISMHIERVGDHTKNIAEEVIYLIDGEIIRHS is encoded by the coding sequence ATGACCAACCAACTTACCCGGGCCATGCACAAGATCAAAAAGGAGATTTTATCCCTTGGTGCCATGGTGGAAGACCGGTTTAAAAAAACCATACATGCCGTCAAAACAAACAATCTTGAGCTAGCCGACCAGATCATTGAAACTGATTACCTGGTGGATGCTCAGGAGGTTGAGGTCGAAGAGGAATGCCTGAGAGCCCTTGCCCTGTATCACCCTGTAGCTGGGGACTTGAGACTTATTGCCGCTGTGATCAAGATCAACAATGACCTTGAACGCATTGCTGATTATGCAGCGAACATTGCCTGGCGCTTTAAGACAAGCGGCCAAAGTTCAAAATTTTTTCAATATGACTACACTGCCATGGCAGAACAGGCGGCAAAGATGCTTAAACTCAGTCTGGATGCCCTTGTCAACATGGATGGGAATCTGGCATATAAAGTCCGGGAGATGGACGAGGACGTCAATAGCATGCGCAATGAAGCTTACAGTGTCATGAAAGATGCCATACGCAAAAATCCGGAACGGGTTGAGGAAATCATCAATATGTATCTTATTTCAATGCATATTGAACGGGTGGGCGATCACACTAAAAACATTGCAGAGGAAGTCATTTACCTGATAGATGGCGAGATTATTCGCCATTCTTAA